The Nitrososphaerota archaeon genome includes a region encoding these proteins:
- a CDS encoding cation diffusion facilitator family transporter, protein MEDHHMHMVTQGDRRTLSLVLTLTAIYMSVEVVGGLLSNSLALLSDAGHMVSDVGGLAISLIAVTLACWPSTPERPFGLRRVEILAALVNGVILIGIDVFIIYEAYQRFLSPQPVQSLGMLSVAIGGLVINVISARILSRASKRSLNIRSAFLHVVSDALGSMGAIVAGILMFFTGIYVLDALAGLLIGIIMIPSIWTVLKESSNILLESCPSGVGIYMVKNELKNVQGVKDVHDLHVWSISSGVYSLSVHLVVDSLTQGSEVMRNAKQLLEKQFKINHATIQIEEHCIDEIVH, encoded by the coding sequence TTGGAAGACCACCACATGCATATGGTGACGCAAGGCGACCGCAGAACCCTCAGCCTCGTCCTAACCCTAACCGCAATATACATGAGCGTCGAAGTAGTGGGGGGTCTATTAAGTAACAGTCTAGCCCTTCTCTCAGACGCAGGACACATGGTCTCAGACGTCGGGGGATTGGCAATCAGCCTAATCGCAGTCACTCTCGCGTGTTGGCCGTCAACACCTGAGAGACCCTTCGGACTCCGTCGCGTCGAAATCTTAGCCGCACTCGTCAACGGCGTCATCCTCATCGGTATAGATGTATTCATCATATACGAAGCCTATCAGAGATTTCTATCACCTCAACCTGTTCAGAGCCTTGGAATGCTCAGCGTAGCGATCGGAGGTCTTGTAATCAATGTTATCAGCGCGAGAATCCTCAGCCGAGCCTCAAAGCGAAGCCTGAACATCCGAAGCGCCTTCCTCCACGTAGTTTCCGACGCGCTCGGCTCAATGGGCGCGATCGTAGCGGGTATCCTAATGTTCTTCACAGGCATCTACGTGCTGGACGCTCTAGCCGGGCTTCTAATCGGCATCATAATGATACCAAGCATCTGGACAGTTCTGAAAGAATCCTCAAACATCCTCCTAGAATCCTGCCCCAGCGGCGTAGGAATCTACATGGTGAAGAACGAGCTTAAGAATGTGCAGGGCGTCAAAGACGTGCACGATCTCCACGTATGGTCAATCTCATCTGGCGTATATTCACTCAGCGTCCACTTAGTAGTGGACAGCCTCACACAAGGCAGTGAAGTGATGCGCAACGCCAAACAGCTCCTCGAAAAGCAATTCAAAATAAACCACGCAACAATCCAGATAGAAGAGCACTGCATAGACGAAATAGTCCACTAG
- the nikR gene encoding nickel-responsive transcriptional regulator NikR, whose amino-acid sequence MTVISISLSRDLLNRLDKLVSEKGYSSRSEAIRDSVRQYLSEYDLSKFTQGSITATITVISEHEVHDIDEKLIRLRHEHNNIVTGNMHLHLSEHHCLEVFIAKGDVDKVMDFISRIRALKDIQQVRFTITPLSDNVINETT is encoded by the coding sequence ATGACTGTTATCAGTATTTCGCTTTCAAGGGATCTTCTGAACCGGTTAGATAAGCTGGTTTCAGAGAAGGGGTATTCAAGCCGCTCCGAGGCTATCCGTGACTCCGTTCGACAGTATCTGTCCGAATACGATCTAAGCAAGTTCACTCAGGGAAGCATAACCGCGACTATCACCGTGATATCTGAGCATGAGGTTCACGACATTGATGAGAAGCTTATTCGTCTCAGGCATGAGCATAATAACATAGTTACTGGGAACATGCATCTACATCTCAGTGAGCATCACTGTCTAGAGGTGTTCATCGCGAAGGGTGATGTGGATAAGGTTATGGACTTTATCAGTCGGATACGGGCGTTGAAGGATATTCAGCAGGTCAGGTTCACGATTACCCCGTTATCAGATAATGTTATCAATGAGACGACTTGA
- a CDS encoding threonine--tRNA ligase, which yields MKILQLHSDFLEYQPTRKEIQSAEETEKKPVRLEDIVVLLTCVEKGDTDNTARRAVEEVTKSLKNLGSNRIIIYPYAHLSTNLAPPREALNIMKEMESDARTAGLEVYRAPFGWTKAFNIKVKGHPLAEQSKVITETEEVTTGKAAESGKAEERKKEGEEKGVTSQALKAEEKLVSHWFIFQPDGQLTPVEKYRFTSRDTGLQKFKNYEISKVRASPQVPPHVTLMKRLNIADYEPGSDSGNMRYYPKGRLIKSLLEQYVTQRVREYGGVEVETPIMYDFEHPALASYLNRFPARQYVVKSEDKDLFLRFSACFGQFLMAKDLQISYRQLPFRIYELTRYSFRREKSGEVSGLRRLRAFTMPDCHAICRNLDQAKEEALKRFNLSISVLEGIGLSKDDFEYALRFTKQFYNENKEFLESLVKQFGRPALAEMWDERFFYFVFKWEFNFVDNLDKASALSTDQIDVENAERYGITYTDEDDTKRYPIILHNSPSGAIERCIYALLEKAHRVQTKGGTPTLPLWLSPAQVRLLPLNPTFEAHVEKLADELEKAGIRVDVDDRDETISKRIRTAETEWIPYIAVIGEKEVSSGVLQIRDRESGGMRNLTSQELREEIKRKTEGKPYLPLPLPRSIKKRPQFPG from the coding sequence ATGAAGATACTTCAACTCCACTCCGACTTCCTTGAATACCAGCCTACCCGCAAAGAGATCCAGAGTGCTGAGGAGACTGAGAAGAAACCTGTTCGCTTAGAAGATATTGTTGTGCTCCTTACCTGCGTAGAGAAGGGTGATACTGACAATACTGCCCGCCGCGCAGTTGAAGAGGTCACCAAGTCGCTGAAGAACCTGGGCTCTAACCGGATTATCATCTACCCATACGCTCACCTGAGCACAAACCTAGCGCCTCCACGGGAAGCTCTGAACATTATGAAGGAGATGGAGTCAGATGCTCGAACCGCCGGTCTTGAAGTCTACCGCGCACCCTTCGGATGGACCAAGGCCTTCAACATCAAGGTGAAAGGCCACCCGTTAGCCGAGCAGTCCAAGGTCATCACCGAAACCGAGGAGGTCACTACAGGCAAAGCAGCTGAGTCAGGTAAGGCGGAGGAGAGAAAGAAGGAAGGTGAAGAGAAAGGCGTAACCTCGCAGGCATTGAAGGCTGAGGAGAAGCTTGTCTCCCACTGGTTCATATTTCAGCCTGACGGTCAACTCACCCCTGTTGAGAAGTACCGTTTCACCAGCCGTGACACAGGGCTTCAGAAGTTCAAGAACTACGAGATCAGTAAGGTACGCGCCTCACCTCAAGTACCGCCGCACGTAACTTTGATGAAACGGCTGAACATCGCGGATTACGAGCCGGGCTCAGACTCCGGCAACATGCGGTACTATCCTAAGGGACGTTTAATCAAGAGCCTGCTGGAGCAGTACGTTACTCAGCGAGTACGTGAATACGGCGGCGTCGAAGTTGAAACCCCGATAATGTATGACTTCGAGCACCCAGCTCTTGCCAGCTACCTAAACCGCTTCCCAGCCCGACAATACGTCGTGAAATCAGAAGATAAGGATCTCTTCCTAAGGTTCAGCGCCTGCTTCGGTCAGTTCCTGATGGCTAAAGATCTGCAGATCTCTTACAGGCAGCTCCCATTCCGCATCTACGAGCTGACACGCTACAGCTTCAGAAGGGAAAAGAGCGGCGAAGTCTCAGGTCTCAGGCGGCTACGAGCCTTCACAATGCCTGACTGCCACGCCATATGCCGAAACCTAGATCAGGCGAAGGAGGAAGCTTTGAAACGGTTCAATCTCTCAATCAGCGTCTTAGAGGGCATCGGGCTGAGTAAAGACGACTTCGAATATGCTCTACGCTTCACAAAACAGTTCTACAACGAGAACAAGGAGTTCCTCGAATCGCTTGTCAAGCAGTTCGGGAGACCCGCGTTAGCTGAAATGTGGGATGAACGGTTCTTCTACTTCGTCTTCAAATGGGAGTTCAACTTTGTAGACAACCTAGACAAAGCCTCGGCACTCTCAACTGATCAAATAGACGTCGAAAACGCTGAGAGGTACGGCATCACCTATACTGACGAAGACGATACCAAACGCTACCCAATCATTCTCCACAACTCCCCCAGCGGAGCAATCGAAAGATGCATCTACGCCCTCCTCGAAAAAGCCCACAGAGTTCAGACCAAGGGCGGAACCCCCACACTGCCGCTATGGCTCTCACCCGCCCAAGTCCGACTGCTCCCACTCAACCCAACCTTCGAAGCACACGTCGAAAAACTCGCAGATGAACTGGAGAAAGCAGGTATCCGCGTCGACGTAGACGACAGAGACGAAACCATATCAAAACGCATCAGAACCGCCGAAACCGAATGGATACCCTACATCGCCGTCATAGGTGAGAAGGAGGTCTCATCCGGCGTCCTCCAGATACGTGACCGAGAATCAGGCGGCATGAGAAACCTCACATCACAGGAGCTACGAGAAGAAATCAAGCGGAAAACCGAAGGAAAACCCTACCTGCCCCTCCCACTACCTAGAAGCATAAAGAAACGACCACAGTTCCCAGGCTAA
- the queC gene encoding 7-cyano-7-deazaguanine synthase QueC, with translation MCCSISGCILFKKNRAPEELKNIEDRVKQLIIQGEDRGRDSYGIVSFTSDGQVTEIKKIGRPSESLSETDDHFITANTTIVINNDRAEPTTEHVSEKHPEDIQPIGTRIYVAHNGTIANDKELEKIYRLERHSRVDTAVIPPLLETFWNGSLENLQKILRDLLIGSYALAIVDRRSPETLYLACNYKPLYLEYDQEHNVLFFTSLENYLQQEHKPIWHSNPVRQMKPYSLMTISTDRTSGELTLWKNDSNIQARRRALVVCSGGLDSTVAAKVMQDQGFEVTLLHFRYRHRAERREAECVKRIANHLGCSLKIVDTDIFRDVIGHSRLIESSDDEIIRDSDGEAGAEFAYEWVPARNLIFLSIAVGIAEAQGFGTVALGNNLEEAGAYPDNEMIFIEKLNDVLPYATNYQKQVKLAMPVGNLMKHEIVKLGIEIGAPLEETWSCYEGEKLHCGTCGPCYMRRKAFKINGLNDPVKYQQAEEEALNPVRQPHDDR, from the coding sequence GTGTGCTGCAGTATAAGTGGCTGCATCCTGTTCAAGAAAAACAGGGCTCCTGAGGAGCTGAAAAATATTGAAGATAGAGTCAAGCAGCTCATTATTCAAGGCGAGGATCGGGGACGCGACTCCTACGGCATAGTTTCATTCACCTCAGACGGGCAGGTCACCGAGATCAAGAAGATTGGTCGTCCCAGCGAATCTTTGAGTGAGACAGACGATCATTTCATTACGGCGAACACAACCATAGTGATAAACAACGATCGAGCTGAACCAACCACCGAACACGTCTCTGAGAAGCACCCTGAAGACATTCAACCAATCGGCACAAGAATCTACGTTGCTCACAACGGCACAATAGCTAACGACAAGGAGCTCGAAAAAATCTATCGCTTAGAGCGACACAGCAGAGTTGACACCGCAGTAATTCCTCCTCTACTGGAGACATTCTGGAACGGCTCACTTGAAAACCTGCAGAAAATCCTGCGCGACCTACTCATCGGGAGCTACGCACTGGCTATCGTCGACCGCCGCAGCCCAGAAACGCTCTACCTGGCCTGCAACTACAAACCCCTCTACCTAGAGTACGACCAAGAGCATAACGTGCTCTTCTTCACCTCTCTAGAAAACTACCTCCAACAGGAGCACAAACCGATCTGGCACTCCAACCCAGTTAGACAGATGAAACCGTACTCACTGATGACGATATCCACAGACCGAACATCCGGAGAGCTCACCCTCTGGAAAAACGATTCAAACATCCAAGCTAGACGCAGAGCATTAGTTGTCTGCAGCGGCGGACTAGACAGCACCGTCGCCGCCAAAGTAATGCAGGATCAAGGGTTCGAGGTGACGCTGCTCCACTTCAGATACAGACATCGAGCTGAGCGAAGAGAAGCCGAGTGTGTGAAGCGGATTGCGAACCACCTGGGCTGCAGCTTGAAGATCGTGGACACAGACATCTTCAGAGACGTAATCGGCCACTCGCGGCTAATAGAGTCCAGCGACGATGAAATCATCCGTGACAGTGACGGCGAAGCAGGGGCTGAATTCGCCTACGAATGGGTTCCAGCTAGAAACCTCATCTTCCTCTCAATCGCAGTAGGCATAGCCGAGGCCCAAGGCTTCGGCACAGTCGCCTTAGGAAACAACCTTGAGGAGGCAGGCGCCTATCCGGACAACGAGATGATATTCATAGAGAAACTCAACGACGTGCTCCCATACGCAACCAACTATCAGAAACAAGTCAAACTCGCGATGCCTGTAGGTAACCTCATGAAGCATGAAATAGTGAAGCTAGGCATCGAAATAGGCGCCCCACTCGAAGAAACATGGAGCTGCTACGAAGGCGAAAAACTGCACTGCGGAACCTGCGGACCCTGCTACATGAGGCGCAAAGCCTTCAAAATCAACGGACTAAACGACCCGGTAAAGTATCAACAGGCTGAAGAAGAAGCACTTAACCCAGTCAGGCAACCACATGATGACCGGTAA
- a CDS encoding DUF2848 domain-containing protein, producing MTKTLRLTITAEKKNSPREFDFTVRHLFCGGFTGRNQEAVKKHIEEMASVGIPAPERTPALYHISPYLITTDSEIEVVGDKTSGEVEPVLLIGAEETYLTVGSDQTDREVERLSYPKSKQICGKAVAKEVWRFSDIRNHFDNLILRSKVEKDGKTYLYQEGPAGLLTKPFDLLSMYGVGDEGTVLFSGTIPTKTGQLIYADHYRIELIDPVLNRRITHTYSIKTL from the coding sequence TTGACCAAAACGCTTCGGCTTACAATAACTGCGGAGAAGAAAAACAGTCCAAGAGAGTTCGATTTTACAGTTAGACACCTTTTCTGCGGCGGCTTCACTGGAAGAAACCAAGAAGCTGTGAAGAAGCACATCGAAGAGATGGCGAGCGTAGGCATACCTGCGCCTGAACGGACACCAGCGCTCTACCACATATCCCCCTACCTGATCACGACCGACAGCGAGATCGAGGTTGTGGGCGACAAAACATCAGGAGAGGTTGAACCTGTCCTTCTCATAGGAGCCGAGGAGACCTATCTAACAGTTGGAAGCGACCAGACTGACCGAGAGGTTGAGCGGCTCAGCTACCCAAAATCTAAGCAGATATGCGGCAAAGCAGTGGCTAAAGAGGTCTGGCGTTTCAGCGACATCAGGAACCACTTCGACAACCTGATATTACGCTCGAAAGTGGAGAAGGACGGAAAGACCTACCTGTATCAGGAGGGGCCAGCAGGTCTCTTAACGAAGCCCTTCGATCTACTCAGCATGTACGGCGTCGGCGACGAGGGAACAGTGCTGTTCTCAGGCACTATCCCGACAAAAACAGGACAACTCATCTACGCCGATCACTACCGAATCGAACTGATAGATCCGGTTCTAAACCGCCGAATCACGCACACCTACAGTATCAAAACTCTTTAG
- the rpiA gene encoding ribose 5-phosphate isomerase A gives MKAENANSGTALEAMVEKLALEMQDGSLIGLGSGATVAAFARRLGRRAEEEELLFSVVPSSLQIQLVAEEWPGFMVVPSTMIPDIDITVDGVDQIDEKFRMIKGGGGALYRERVLLQAANKRVIMGDDAKHVRQLYRSVPVETSFFARDFVESALLKIGGKPKLRVLEKGYPFITENGNVIFDTDFGVIEKPETLRSEIRNIAGVVEAGIFLNECDLFYQANKDGSVQVFEVR, from the coding sequence TTGAAGGCTGAGAACGCTAATTCAGGCACAGCTCTTGAGGCGATGGTGGAGAAACTCGCCTTAGAGATGCAGGACGGCTCGCTTATCGGTTTAGGCAGCGGTGCAACCGTCGCGGCTTTTGCTAGAAGACTGGGTCGACGGGCTGAGGAGGAGGAGCTTCTCTTCTCAGTGGTTCCGTCTTCGCTTCAGATTCAGCTTGTAGCTGAGGAGTGGCCCGGCTTCATGGTTGTTCCCAGCACGATGATCCCCGATATCGATATTACTGTTGACGGTGTTGATCAGATCGATGAAAAGTTTCGTATGATTAAGGGTGGAGGAGGAGCACTTTACCGTGAAAGAGTGCTGCTTCAGGCTGCGAATAAACGAGTGATTATGGGTGACGATGCAAAGCATGTTAGGCAGCTCTACAGATCGGTCCCGGTCGAAACCTCTTTCTTCGCTCGTGACTTTGTTGAGTCCGCGCTATTGAAGATAGGTGGTAAACCTAAGCTCAGAGTCCTAGAGAAGGGGTATCCGTTCATCACCGAGAACGGTAACGTTATCTTCGACACCGACTTCGGTGTCATCGAGAAGCCTGAAACACTGCGATCAGAGATCAGGAATATTGCCGGAGTCGTCGAAGCAGGCATCTTCCTGAACGAGTGCGACCTCTTTTACCAGGCCAATAAAGACGGCTCGGTGCAGGTCTTTGAAGTGCGATAA
- a CDS encoding 7-carboxy-7-deazaguanine synthase QueE, with the protein MSNTDIASQGRLLRLAEEPYLSIEGEGIHIGKPMTFIRLAECNLRCKWCDTKFSWSKGVGWSHGAILDKVKKINCVNISLTGGEPLLQAGELQILLDKLVSRVTYLNTSGTVWSAPVFDKVDWINCDLKMPSSHMKSDSTVVHRLAETYPDKLQFKIVVSPEDLSHLLKTVKEIPMNTPITIQPEYNSYGAGGAVVDLSEWVKTHLQNRVNIRVLPQLHRLIWPSRERGV; encoded by the coding sequence GTGTCGAATACGGATATAGCGAGCCAAGGACGGCTTCTAAGATTAGCTGAAGAGCCTTACCTGTCAATAGAAGGAGAAGGTATTCACATCGGTAAACCGATGACCTTTATCCGACTAGCTGAATGTAATCTTCGCTGCAAATGGTGCGACACCAAATTCTCTTGGAGCAAAGGCGTTGGGTGGAGCCACGGAGCAATCCTTGACAAAGTCAAGAAGATCAACTGCGTCAATATTAGCCTCACCGGAGGAGAACCTCTCCTACAGGCTGGGGAACTGCAGATATTGCTTGATAAGCTGGTAAGCCGCGTAACGTATCTTAACACAAGCGGAACCGTGTGGAGTGCACCGGTTTTCGATAAGGTGGACTGGATTAACTGCGATTTGAAGATGCCGTCCTCTCACATGAAATCTGATTCAACGGTTGTGCACAGGCTGGCTGAAACATACCCTGATAAGTTGCAGTTCAAAATCGTGGTATCTCCCGAAGATCTCTCGCACCTCCTCAAGACGGTGAAGGAGATTCCGATGAATACCCCGATTACTATCCAGCCTGAATACAACTCTTACGGTGCAGGAGGCGCAGTGGTTGACCTCTCTGAATGGGTTAAGACTCATCTTCAGAACCGTGTTAACATCAGGGTTCTGCCGCAGTTGCACCGCTTAATCTGGCCCAGTCGAGAACGAGGAGTGTGA
- the speB gene encoding agmatinase produces MSYRDLYITPAPRVTSLKEGKPPIVEILGVPFDATSTYRLGSKFGPEALRESFLNIEIYSSRLNVDLEELSVEDLGDMSQMGDAAQMTDALGKVVSEISEGKQTLAVLGGEHTLSYATFKAAPKDVALIVFDAHLDLRDEFAGLRFSHTTWLRRFIEERGAKNVIHIGSRAAAKDEVTYMNEAGVTTIPTRTILATQRAEMLLADLLKDFKRVYVSLDLDILDPAYAPGVGNPEAAGISTAQLLEFLYILEGKEILGFDIVELCPAYDTGAAAAAASKCLLELTCLAHLGKTKK; encoded by the coding sequence ATGAGTTATAGAGACCTCTACATTACTCCGGCGCCGCGTGTAACTAGCCTAAAGGAGGGGAAACCGCCTATTGTTGAGATACTTGGGGTTCCTTTCGACGCAACCTCGACCTATAGGCTCGGTTCAAAGTTCGGGCCGGAGGCGTTGCGCGAAAGTTTCCTCAACATTGAGATCTACTCGAGTCGACTGAATGTTGATCTTGAGGAGCTCTCAGTTGAAGATCTTGGAGATATGAGCCAGATGGGTGATGCTGCTCAGATGACTGATGCACTTGGTAAGGTGGTGTCAGAGATCTCTGAGGGGAAGCAGACTCTAGCGGTCTTGGGTGGTGAACACACTCTCTCATATGCTACCTTCAAAGCTGCGCCTAAAGATGTGGCGCTGATCGTTTTTGACGCGCACCTGGATCTGCGCGATGAGTTCGCTGGGTTAAGGTTCAGCCACACCACTTGGCTTAGAAGATTCATAGAGGAGAGGGGGGCGAAGAACGTTATCCACATAGGTAGCAGAGCCGCTGCTAAAGACGAGGTTACATACATGAACGAGGCCGGGGTGACTACGATACCTACTCGAACAATCTTAGCTACTCAGAGGGCCGAGATGCTTCTAGCCGATCTTTTGAAGGACTTTAAACGGGTCTACGTCTCGCTTGACCTAGATATCCTGGATCCGGCGTATGCTCCTGGAGTCGGCAACCCTGAGGCGGCAGGCATATCGACTGCGCAGCTCCTTGAATTCCTCTACATCCTAGAAGGAAAGGAGATACTCGGCTTCGACATCGTTGAGCTCTGCCCCGCATACGACACCGGCGCAGCAGCAGCTGCAGCCTCTAAATGCCTGCTTGAACTCACCTGTCTAGCACACCTAGGCAAAACCAAAAAGTAG